tctacagaacacgaatttttcgcgacgttctctggcataatttcacctagagactccatttaaactttaaacagtagacacaagtcttgtgtattggtgtattaatccacgtttcgataggtcatatagttttttatcaatccctgttcaatgatcatgatcatttttggagaaattctgagattataatgggtgtgtattgcacggaatgtttgtgtcacagtgtgtgacatcatcgccagagtgtagagggagagaaaaaattgtcaaaaaatacgtttgaaaactgcgctccaggccgcaaattccactctacagaaataatttatacatagaaacgtaggaaaatttgtcttctccctcacaatcctctggtaaagctgtcagagttatagtttgggcgtacgacgcatagatgcgccaccaacaccaccaacagcctcattggctcccatattaaaaacgcaggaagatttcgtaaaaaaggaagatggaacagtttttttagatcgctctaacaaagctatttttaaatttttcttgaaaaaaatcatatgtagacgttcaggaagaactcgggacgctcaaagtgaagtcggatcaatgatcggtattatggttttgccaataatgttttctgttcgaggccagaaatttcagtctgtccacctctgctgtcatgccggaacaggtgccagttaattctgttgattgctttgagctgattgcctttgatctttgatgtgattacagttacagatacacacgtacacacatgcacgtaaacacgcacactcctcacacatgcatacacatgcttcaaacacacacacaggtaactttatgcgattttaattacacacacacaggtaattttatgcgattttcgctacacacacacacacacacacacattttgaggataaagggcatagtttgaaatctctgaagaatctcatcatagtgtacacacaccggcagtagcccccttggccctttcagaatttccccaagGGAAATTTTTTAGTTAAATGTACTCTACGCTTTGAGCAATTTGAAATCTAAATTTGGTAATTTGATTTCAATCATATTCATaactgtgtgcgtgcgtgtatctttaactgttattacattaaatgaccagtgtgtgtgtgcttgcgtgtatctttaactgctattacattaaatgaccagtgtgtgtgtgtgcgtgcgtgtatctttaactgttattacattaaatgaccagtgtgtgtgtgtgtgtgtgcgtgtgtatttttaactgttattacattaaatgaccagtgtgtgtgtgcatgcgtgtatctttaactgttattacattaaatgaccagtgtgtgtgtgcatgcgtgtatctttaactgttattacattaaatgaccagtgtgtgtgtgtgtgtgcatgtatctttaactgttattacattaaatgaccagtgtgtgtgtgcgtgtatctttaactgttattacattaaatgacctgtgtgtgtgtgtgtgtgtgtgcgtgtatctttaactgttattacattaaatgaccagtgtgtgtgtgcgcgtgcgtgcgtgcatctGTAACTGTGACTGTAATCagatcaaagcatcaaagcgtggggtcgaccaatcagagcagagcaatcaacggaattaacagctgtggaatcttctggcacagtgaaagcagccagaggtgggcagagtgaaatttctggcctcgaacagaaagcatttttggcaaaaccataatacctatcattgatccaacttcactttgagcgtcctgagttcttcctgaacgtctacatatgatttttttttaagaaaaattaaaaaatagctttgttagagcgatctaaaaaacctGTTCAATCTTCCTTTTtttcgaaatcttcctgcgtttttaatatgggacccaatgaggctgttggtggttttggtggcgcatctttgcgtcgtacgcccaaactataactctgacagctttaccagaggattgtgagtgagaagacaaattttcctacatttctatgtataaattatttctgttgagTGGAATTttcggcctggagcgcagttttcaaatgtattttttgacaattttttctctccctctacactctggcgatgatgtcacacactgtgacacgaacattccgtgcaatacacacccattataatctcatgatggtcattgaacagggattggtaaaaaactatatgacctatcgaaacgtggattaatacaccgatacacaagacttgtgtctactgtttaaagtttaaatggaatctctaggtgaaattatgccggagaagtagacgtttaaaaatctccaattattgttctttttcgctcattttttgtcggccgtcccattcacttcaatgcaaaattttgggcagtttttcgcgacttgcgtcgtgaaaaattcgtattctgttgagcactggtcccttcagctattgctgtagggaccagtgctcggtgagattgccccgaggccctaattattaatcagtgttccaaattgatagtttactaaagttatgagactgatttaggtgaattggctatatttttctctgttttacagagtggtgccccaacAAGTGATGACtgagagtaaatcaagtcatatcatttattataattaataattttaaatgataattataaagaattctgatagccatctaaccacacttttgaactgtgggatccacacaagtgttgctcaggttcaccCCTACATAtctgatatccttatgggagggatagcatttatgataacacccttttatttacatatttgacgccccatgcaaggtcatcatttattcataaaagaggcatcaTAAATTCCCAACAATTTACATCTTGAAAGTTATATAGCAGAAGTAGTTGAGAGATgagtgacatttatttttaatttgtgaatcatttattcaattttaacatttttgcacAAGTGCTTAAGTAAATCTGTGGCAATACATGGATCAATGTTTGGGAAAAGTAGAGTTTTGTGCAGATTTATTGTGAGACAGCTGTTTTAATGAACATCTGTTGAggtatttatttagtttgtgaatgtgtgtggtttgtgtgCAATTTGTAGgtataaaaacttgtaacaattTAAATTTACTTGGAGAATAAATTTCCTGCAAATTCAAGCATGCACAGGAAGGAGACAGTTAATGCTCATGACTGTATGATAATAGTTGGTGTAGTCACCGTGAGGTCACCCAAAGGTTGGTAGACTCTGGTTTTGAAGCTTGAAGTTCACCATTTTGGTTGTCAAGTCTTTCTTTTTAGCTGCTTTTTCaccatattattttttttgcaacatgcaAAGAATGGAtagggagggttagggttagcaagGGACAATCCTTCTTCTAAAAGAACAGCCGACTCCTCAGAGTGTCTTCATTTCAaataaacactgaacaagacatttttaagtgaccaaaatgttccagTCAACTTTATTGAAGGTGAAAACACACTTTGATAGGGTCAAAGTTAAAAGATTAAAtcacacagtgcactgtggaAGCAACATGTCAAACATACAGTAGCCACACCCAAAAGCATATCCTGCTTGATCATCCATTTGATTTAAaggggaccataatttacaaaatgaacatcatgttgtattgacaAAGAATCAAAACTAATGATTGGGACCATAAACTCAATAGGGAAATGGTTAATGAGTTAATACATCATCAGCTCATATTGCtattgacttatttttgcaacttgTGTAGtttccccctgctggtcatgaGAGAAAATGCCTGTTGGACTCACTCTTCAGGCCCAGAAAATGCTggttatttttggtgttttgtgttCAATGTTACTGTCAATTCATCAAcagttttcttccttttttaggtTCTTTGTTCACCATGGACAAATGCAAGacaaacaaagttttttttttcaagaattcaaggtagcATAGAGTGAACAGTGGCTTTACCAATGGTCCTTTTGGGGATTAAGTGTTCCTCTAAGTGTCATAGTGTCTCCCCAAACAGCCTGCAGTCTTTCTGGACATGTTAATAAAAGCCAACATACTATCAAACTTGAAGCAAGATGAGCATTCCAGACCCAAACAGGTTATTTTTGCTGAAAAGCAGGAAAATCAGAAAGGGATTCACTGGAAATCTGATGCCATTTCATGAAACAGTTTGTCTACTATTCTCTTGGAAGATCTGCATCCTCTTTCTTCTTCCAGAAGGCATCCAGAGAAAAGTAATACAACAGTGGATCCAAGCAGCAGTTCACGGTAGCGAGACATACTAAAGGTGGAGGTGCAGTCCCATTAATCAATAAACTAAGAGACAAAGGCAGGAAACATATGATAAACATAACCAAGTTCATGACAAAAATCAGCATGACATTGATCTTGTTGTTGACCCTTGCTGAGTCACTGAGATGTGTGTGAAGGGTCCAAGACACCAAAGTGGTGCACACAATGTTGACTGCCAGCATGGTGAGCACTAACACCGGCTGAGGATAGACCATTGCTGATATTTGTGGCTGCTGTTGAGGAAATTCAAAACAGGTGGATTTATTGTAGCTCTCTAAAAATCTTGAAAATTTTACCCTCTGTGGGATGTTAAACACCAACACAATCAGCCAAGCGAGCCCAACAGCTTTCAGAGCGTTGCAAGTGGTCCGAAGATGGCGTGACCTCAGAGGATAAACCACAGCCAGCAGCCGGTCCACGCTGATGAAGGTGATGAAGATGGAGCTGGAGCGGATGTTGTCACGAAAGAGCATTGTGATCAAAGTACATGCCCCACCACTCAGAGGCCAGGTGCCCGTGGCGTAAAAGTAGACCCTCGTGGGCAAGGAGATGACCAGCAGCAGGTCAGAGATGGCCAGGTTGACCATGAAGACAGCGCTGGGGGTTTTGAGGCTGTGGTGTCTCAGCAGAATCCACAGTGAGACAGCATTGAGAGGCAGACCCAGCGTCATAATAGAGCCGTAGAACAGAGCATAACCCAGCTTGGGCTCAGGTCCAGCTTCCATGGTGTTGTTCATGTCTGTATGATGAGAAAAGCAATGATTCTGCGTTGAATACTGCAATAATTAGTCCCTCCCTCTGCTCTCTATCTGTGTGGAGGGGGATGAGGTGTGAAGATTGGGTAGCAGTTCAAAAATGCAACAGGAAATGTTTGAGTCTAAACACAGACCACAAATGTCACTGTGAAGTTAATGAGATGTACTCTATGTTTTGAGCAATTTGAAATGTAATATGTTCCAACTAAACAcctaaattacatattttaaatcaCATCTTGAAAGTTATATAGCAGAAGTAGTTGAGAGATGAttgacatttattattaattaattaattattcaattttaacaatttttcaACAAATGTATAAGTAAATCTGTGGTAACACAACAGGGCTTTCATGCACATCAATGTTTGCAACAAGTAGAGTTTTGTGCCGATTTATTGCGAGACAGCTGCTTTAATGAACTtatgttgtgatattttttgtagttcatatgtgtggtttttgtgcaacaaaaaacgttgttttaaacttaaatttacTAGGAGAATACATTTCTTGGAGATGGTCAATGCTCATGACTGTTTAATAATAGTAGGTGAAGTCACCGTGAACCATTGTTTGTAGACTTTGGTGGTGAAGCCTCGAGTTCACCATTTTGGTTGTCAAGTCTTTCTTTTTAGCTGCTTTTTCaccatattattttttttgcaacatgcaAAGAATGGAtagggagggttagggttagcaagGGACAATCCTTCTTCTAAAAGAACAGCCGACTCCTCAGAGTGTCTTCATTCCAAATAAACACTGAACgagacatttttaagtgaccGAAATGTTCCAGTCAACTTTATTGAAGGTGAAAACACACTTTGATAGGGTCAAAGTTAAAAGATGAAAccacacagtgcactgtggaAGCAACATGTCAAACATACAGTAGCCACACCCAAAAGCAtatcctgctttatcatctatttgatTTAAaggggaccataatttacaaaatgaatatcATGTTGTATTGACAAAGAATCAaaactaatgattgagaccataaactcaataGGGAAATGGTTAATGAGTTAATACATCATCAGCTCATATTGCtattgacttatttttgcaacttgcgtagttgccccctgctggtcatgaGAGAAAATGCCTGTTGGACTCACTCTTCAGGCCCAGAAAATGCTGGTTATATTTGgtgttttgtgttaaatgttgagccttaagaaaaatgcatgtgtttgagaAGTACTGGGTACCTGACCGGATAAAAAGGACTTGGATTAGCCTATGTACATGTTCTGTGAGAGTCTGTTGACAGACGTTCTGACAtagtttttctgttgttaaatAGGGCCCCTGTTTACTGTCAATTCATCAAcagttttcttccttttttagaTTCTTTGTTCACCGTGGACAAATGCAAGacaaacaaagtttttttttcaagaattcaaggtagcATAGAGTGAACAGTTGCTTTACAAATGGTCCTTTTGGGGATTAAGTATTCCTCTAAGAGTCATAATGTCTCCCCAAACAGCCTGGAGTCTTTCTGGACATGTTAATAAAAGCCAACATACTATCAAACTTAAAGAGAAATGAGCATTCCAGACCCAAACAGGTTATTTTTGCTGAAAAGCAGGAAAATCAGAAAGGGATTCACTGGAAATCTGATGCCATTTCATGAAACACTTTGTCTACTATTCTCTTGGAAGATCTGCATCCTCTTTCTTCTTCCAGAAGGCATCCAGAGAAAAGTAATACAACAGTGGATCCAAGCAGCAGTTCACGGTAGCGAGACATACTAAAGGTGTCAATGCAGGTGTCCCGAGAATTAATAATCCAACTGACATAGGCAAGAAGCATATGATAAACATAACCAAGTTCATGACAAAAATCAGCATGACATTGATCTTGTTGTTGACCCTTGCTGAGTCACTGAGATGTGTGTGAAGGGTCCAAGACACCAAAGTGGTGCACACAATGTTGACTGCCAGCATGGTGAGTATAATCGCAGACTGAACATAAGCAATGACTGGTCCATTATGGTGGGGATGATGATGGTTATGGTGATATTCAAAACAGGTGGATTTATTGTAGCTCTCTAAAAATCTTGAAAATATTACCCTCTCTGGGATGTTGATCACCAACACAATCAGCCAAGCGAGCCCAACAGCTTTCAGAGCGTTGCAAGCGGTCCGAAGATGGCGTGACCTCAGAGGATAAACCACAGCCAGCAGCCGGTCCACGCTGATGAAGGTGATGAAGATGGAGCTGGAGCGGATGTTGTCACGAAAGAGCATTGTGATCAAAGTACATGCCCCATCACTCAGAGGCCAGGTGCCCGTGGCGTAAAAGTAGACCCTCATGGGCAAGGAGATGACCAGCAGCAGGTCAGAGATGGCCAGGTTGACCATGAAGACAGCGCTGGGGGTTTTGAGGCTGTGGTGTCTCAGCAGAATCCACAGTGAGACAGCATTGAGAGGCAGACCCAGCGCCATAATAGAGCCATAGAACAGAGCATAACCCAGCTTGGGCTCAGGTCCAGCTTCCATGGTGTTGTTCATGTCTGTCTGATGAGAAAAGCAATGATTCTGTGTGCTTTATTGAATAC
This is a stretch of genomic DNA from Centropristis striata isolate RG_2023a ecotype Rhode Island chromosome 4, C.striata_1.0, whole genome shotgun sequence. It encodes these proteins:
- the LOC131970398 gene encoding lysophosphatidic acid receptor 6-like, which gives rise to MNNTMEAGPEPKLGYALFYGSIMALGLPLNAVSLWILLRHHSLKTPSAVFMVNLAISDLLLVISLPMRVYFYATGTWPLSDGACTLITMLFRDNIRSSSIFITFISVDRLLAVVYPLRSRHLRTACNALKAVGLAWLIVLVINIPERVIFSRFLESYNKSTCFEYHHNHHHPHHNGPVIAYVQSAIILTMLAVNIVCTTLVSWTLHTHLSDSARVNNKINVMLIFVMNLVMFIICFLPMSVGLLILGTPALTPLVCLATVNCCLDPLLYYFSLDAFWKKKEDADLPRE
- the LOC131970404 gene encoding lysophosphatidic acid receptor 6-like, with the translated sequence MNNTMEAGPEPKLGYALFYGSIMTLGLPLNAVSLWILLRHHSLKTPSAVFMVNLAISDLLLVISLPTRVYFYATGTWPLSGGACTLITMLFRDNIRSSSIFITFISVDRLLAVVYPLRSRHLRTTCNALKAVGLAWLIVLVFNIPQRVKFSRFLESYNKSTCFEFPQQQPQISAMVYPQPVLVLTMLAVNIVCTTLVSWTLHTHLSDSARVNNKINVMLIFVMNLVMFIICFLPLSLSLLINGTAPPPLVCLATVNCCLDPLLYYFSLDAFWKKKEDADLPRE